A section of the Candidatus Hydrogenedentota bacterium genome encodes:
- a CDS encoding four helix bundle protein has translation MENKGAVQEKSFAFALRIVKLYKHLCDEKREYVLSKQLLRSGTAVGALIREAEQAESKPDFIHKLAIALKEANETEYWLELLHQSDYIDEKGFKSISSDLKQLLKLLTAIIKKAKTSR, from the coding sequence GTGGAGAACAAAGGGGCAGTTCAAGAGAAATCATTCGCGTTTGCGCTTCGTATTGTGAAGCTCTACAAGCACTTGTGCGACGAGAAACGCGAGTACGTGCTGAGTAAGCAATTGTTGCGCTCGGGCACGGCGGTTGGCGCGCTTATACGGGAGGCGGAGCAAGCGGAGAGCAAGCCCGACTTCATTCACAAGCTCGCCATCGCTCTCAAGGAGGCTAACGAAACTGAATATTGGCTTGAGCTTCTCCACCAGTCGGACTACATCGACGAAAAGGGCTTCAAGTCAATCTCGAGTGATTTGAAGCAACTGCTGAAACTACTAACCGCCATCATAAAGAAGGCAAAGACGTCGCGTTAG
- a CDS encoding sigma-70 family RNA polymerase sigma factor: protein MHANTPDTLLLDHWRTRRDADAFAELVARYGPLVYSACLRVLRSTAAAEDAAQDCFLELLQSRARVHSLPGFLHTTATRRAVDRLRSERSRADREARFAAGQAITIEATWDDVSTYVDEAIAALPDKLQRPVVLRFLQGRSYAEIASDTGLPASTIQYQLQQGIEGVRKHLAERGLPISAAALGAMLAAAPSQALPAAVAAQIGAMALAGISTTTVAATGLLGGWIGLKAIAAAILVIATLAPAAYVLSREVAPKDRQARNAITAEEAASTIESSAATAAAAETTLAITPVPPSEAAIVDSSPQITGTVLGSDGSPAVDAEVTMYWSNDSWSVRSDKGGEFALSLPDGFVPDDQSNAAKVSLRAEKGIELTFNFTEKYEVPPTGLAGIRLHLEPSSTISGSVVDTDGNPMVGWRVIAEGDTFWGNTISTEKGEFTLSGIRPGNFTIYAEDKEGRLTHYNGGKSMPLEGRMTYTGIILTWPQTAISLAGYVTDENGRPVSGAKLSANYQQSTVTGERLVQLVARTDDTGRYVLAGFPATEGLEVDVQFSHHSHMQAIRYGVRVDGHEENFTVMNLPSIKGRVINTVTREPVTSFRITTLIGQSRAPGFTDEDAFELSNNWDKQESPDGAFTIQARGYGNVRVAVAAPGYITAVKSLSDTLPGAEVEDVEVALEPARPLNGIVVDEAGLPISGAQIFFGYPMYPGRDTHFTSNWEGISQTNDEGEFTLTEYPPTLSAVSAFHDDFALGWTTAKGTSPLRIVLEKGTVIEGTVTFDGAPLENKRAHINLETEGAGIKITFGGEGGAYKMDRVPAGSFVLSAGFHEGGLRRCIRRAVIVERGQTIQQDLNFDGTGSSYIEGVLQLDGQPQPESLIRATLVSGNGDTLLFQTSARGDGTFLLGPIPAGDYDFGAEWLQLQDGSYRSPDLETLSLQDGETIKHDLLYTSP from the coding sequence ATGCACGCGAATACCCCCGATACCCTGTTGCTGGATCACTGGCGCACCCGGCGCGATGCGGATGCCTTTGCGGAACTGGTGGCGCGCTACGGGCCGCTGGTCTACTCCGCATGCCTGCGGGTGCTGCGCTCCACCGCCGCCGCGGAGGATGCCGCGCAGGATTGCTTCTTGGAGTTGCTCCAATCCCGCGCGCGGGTTCACTCCCTGCCGGGCTTCCTCCACACGACGGCCACCCGGCGGGCCGTGGATCGATTGCGCTCGGAGCGGAGTCGCGCGGATCGCGAGGCGCGCTTCGCGGCCGGTCAAGCCATCACCATCGAGGCGACGTGGGACGATGTGAGCACCTACGTGGACGAGGCCATCGCGGCACTGCCGGATAAACTGCAGCGGCCCGTGGTCCTGCGCTTTCTGCAGGGCCGTTCCTACGCGGAGATCGCCTCGGACACTGGCCTGCCCGCGTCGACCATACAATACCAGTTGCAGCAGGGCATTGAGGGTGTTCGAAAGCATCTGGCGGAGCGCGGCCTGCCCATCAGTGCGGCGGCGCTGGGTGCAATGCTCGCCGCAGCACCGAGCCAAGCGTTGCCCGCGGCGGTTGCGGCGCAAATCGGTGCGATGGCGCTTGCGGGTATCTCGACAACGACCGTTGCCGCTACCGGACTTCTGGGCGGTTGGATTGGTCTGAAGGCCATTGCGGCGGCGATACTGGTGATAGCCACATTGGCTCCGGCGGCCTATGTACTGTCCCGCGAAGTCGCGCCGAAGGACCGGCAGGCGCGCAATGCAATCACAGCCGAGGAAGCGGCGTCAACTATCGAATCCTCTGCCGCAACCGCCGCCGCTGCCGAAACTACGCTCGCAATCACTCCCGTGCCGCCATCGGAGGCCGCCATAGTCGATTCGTCCCCCCAGATCACCGGGACCGTGCTGGGGTCTGACGGCTCTCCGGCGGTGGACGCCGAAGTGACGATGTACTGGAGCAATGATTCATGGTCCGTGCGAAGTGATAAGGGTGGAGAGTTTGCCCTTTCGCTTCCCGACGGATTTGTTCCAGACGACCAGTCCAATGCGGCAAAAGTGAGCCTGCGTGCCGAGAAGGGTATCGAACTCACGTTTAATTTTACTGAGAAATACGAAGTCCCCCCAACCGGGCTGGCGGGAATTAGACTACATCTGGAGCCGTCGAGCACGATTTCAGGGAGTGTAGTTGACACCGATGGTAATCCGATGGTCGGGTGGCGCGTAATAGCCGAGGGAGACACCTTCTGGGGAAACACTATTTCCACGGAAAAAGGCGAGTTCACCCTCTCGGGCATACGCCCCGGCAACTTCACAATCTATGCAGAAGACAAGGAAGGACGGCTGACCCACTATAACGGCGGAAAGTCTATGCCGCTGGAAGGCCGCATGACCTATACAGGCATTATTCTGACCTGGCCACAAACGGCCATTTCGCTCGCGGGCTACGTGACCGACGAGAACGGTCGGCCTGTATCTGGAGCAAAACTCTCCGCCAACTACCAACAGAGCACGGTGACGGGTGAGAGGCTGGTTCAACTTGTCGCGCGGACGGATGATACGGGACGTTACGTCCTCGCGGGTTTCCCCGCAACTGAAGGCCTGGAGGTCGATGTACAGTTCAGTCATCATTCCCATATGCAAGCGATCCGCTATGGCGTTCGGGTAGATGGGCACGAAGAGAATTTCACGGTTATGAATCTCCCTTCGATTAAGGGCCGCGTGATCAACACCGTCACGCGGGAACCCGTGACCTCCTTCCGCATCACAACGCTGATCGGCCAGAGTCGGGCCCCGGGCTTTACAGATGAAGACGCCTTTGAGCTGTCAAACAATTGGGACAAGCAGGAGAGCCCCGACGGCGCTTTCACCATTCAAGCGCGCGGCTATGGCAATGTGCGGGTGGCCGTGGCCGCACCCGGATACATCACAGCCGTGAAGTCGCTTTCGGACACTTTGCCGGGTGCCGAAGTTGAAGATGTGGAGGTAGCTCTTGAGCCAGCCCGCCCGCTAAACGGGATCGTCGTGGACGAAGCGGGTCTCCCCATTTCGGGTGCCCAGATATTTTTCGGCTATCCCATGTACCCCGGCAGAGACACCCACTTCACGTCGAACTGGGAGGGCATTTCGCAAACGAACGATGAGGGTGAATTCACCTTGACCGAGTACCCTCCCACACTTTCCGCCGTGTCGGCCTTTCACGATGACTTTGCCCTGGGCTGGACCACAGCCAAGGGTACTTCGCCGCTACGTATTGTCCTGGAAAAAGGCACGGTGATTGAGGGAACGGTTACCTTCGACGGAGCGCCGCTGGAAAACAAGCGCGCCCATATCAACCTTGAGACCGAGGGGGCGGGCATTAAAATCACCTTTGGCGGTGAAGGCGGAGCCTACAAGATGGATAGGGTGCCAGCGGGTTCCTTCGTATTGAGCGCCGGCTTTCACGAAGGCGGGTTGCGGCGGTGTATCAGACGGGCAGTCATCGTCGAACGGGGCCAGACGATTCAACAGGATCTCAATTTCGATGGCACGGGCAGTTCCTATATCGAGGGGGTGTTGCAGCTCGATGGGCAGCCCCAGCCCGAATCGCTGATTCGCGCCACATTGGTCTCGGGAAACGGAGACACGCTCCTGTTCCAGACGTCGGCCCGGGGCGATGGCACCTTTCTCCTTGGCCCCATCCCAGCGGGCGACTACGATTTCGGAGCGGAGTGGCTCCAACTGCAGGATGGATCGTACCGTTCGCCTGACTTGGAGACACTGTCGCTGCAAGACGGCGAAACAATAAAGCACGACCTCTTGTACACGAGCCCCTGA
- a CDS encoding mannitol-1-phosphate 5-dehydrogenase, with protein sequence MNGQAVHFGAGNIGRGFIGQLYWESGFRTTFVDVNEAVVSLLKSRNSYPLHLVSETTEKMVIDNVTAIHGADLEAIADALADATIASTAVGSPILPRIAPAIARGIEKRFSRPDAAPLNIIICENVLRGDAILREAVRNFLSPEWYETLEKKVGFVEASIGRMVPRMTEEQMAEDPLLVCVEPYCELPLAADGFVGEMPKIAHAKAYPNFAAYVERKLFVHNMSHAATAYLGHIQGHKYIYEAIQDPLVRPIVEAALQESCLGLSRKHGLDKAALDAFSADLIQRYQNKALADQVARVGADPKRKLGPEDRLIAPARMCVQQGVKPIALVQVIIAALDFEEPNDPAAVEMQTLLRLKGVDGVLDTICQLAPNEPLRELIEDVVAPT encoded by the coding sequence TTGAACGGACAGGCGGTGCATTTTGGCGCGGGCAACATTGGCCGCGGGTTCATCGGACAGCTCTATTGGGAATCCGGCTTCCGCACCACTTTTGTGGATGTGAACGAGGCCGTGGTGTCGCTGCTGAAATCCCGGAACAGCTACCCCCTTCATCTGGTCTCCGAGACGACGGAGAAGATGGTTATTGATAATGTGACGGCCATCCACGGGGCCGATCTGGAGGCCATCGCCGACGCCCTGGCGGACGCGACCATCGCCTCCACGGCCGTAGGGTCGCCCATCCTCCCGCGGATAGCCCCGGCCATTGCCCGGGGCATCGAAAAGCGCTTTTCCCGGCCCGATGCGGCCCCGCTCAATATTATTATCTGCGAAAACGTCCTCCGGGGCGACGCCATCCTCCGGGAGGCGGTCCGCAACTTCCTCTCGCCCGAGTGGTATGAGACCCTGGAGAAGAAGGTGGGCTTCGTAGAGGCGTCCATCGGCCGTATGGTGCCGCGCATGACGGAGGAGCAGATGGCGGAGGACCCCCTGCTGGTCTGCGTGGAACCCTATTGCGAGCTGCCCCTCGCAGCCGATGGATTCGTGGGTGAAATGCCCAAAATCGCCCACGCCAAGGCCTACCCGAACTTCGCGGCCTACGTGGAACGGAAGCTCTTTGTCCACAATATGAGTCATGCCGCCACGGCCTACCTCGGCCACATTCAGGGCCACAAATACATTTACGAGGCCATCCAGGACCCGCTCGTGCGCCCCATCGTGGAGGCGGCGCTCCAGGAAAGCTGCCTGGGCTTGTCCCGCAAGCATGGCCTCGACAAAGCCGCCCTGGACGCCTTTTCCGCCGACCTGATTCAGCGTTATCAAAACAAGGCCCTGGCCGATCAGGTGGCCCGGGTGGGCGCGGACCCCAAGCGCAAGCTGGGCCCGGAAGACCGCCTCATCGCCCCCGCGCGGATGTGCGTGCAGCAGGGGGTAAAGCCCATCGCGCTGGTTCAGGTCATCATTGCGGCGCTGGATTTCGAGGAGCCGAACGACCCGGCGGCGGTGGAGATGCAGACGCTCCTGCGCCTCAAGGGCGTGGACGGTGTGCTGGACACCATCTGCCAATTGGCGCCCAATGAGCCGCTGCGCGAATTGATTGAGGACGTCGTAGCGCCGACGTGA
- the lpdA gene encoding dihydrolipoyl dehydrogenase, producing the protein MIKYDVAVVGTGPGGYVAAIRAAQRGAKVAVIEKNALGGVCLNVGCIPTKTLIYSAELYRKMLHAADYGLKVDGASFDMKAMVARKNKVVATNTGGIDALFKAHGIDVIHGEGTITAPGEIKVGDTLVHATSIIIATGGRPAQLPGLGFNGKTVIGSTDALELTELPKRIGVIGAGAIGAEFACIWNALGAEVTLIEAMPHVLPREDEDLSKRLAAGLKRKGIDIRTSTKVQELKHTNSGVTLTLEGAKAGDVDVDLVLVGIGLECNSEVVTRTPGLGVQTGPRGGILVDERMETTVPGIYAIGDVTNKTWLAHGASAEGIVAATNATGGNRHMNYRVVPSCTFTSPEVASVGLTETQAKAEGYNVKTGTFLFAGNGRAHAMGETEGLVKIVGDAATDQLLGLHIMGAEAGELIAAGAMAMSLEATVEEIAHTIHTHPTLAEAIMEAAEDYYGEGIHTRPAKR; encoded by the coding sequence ATGATTAAATACGATGTTGCCGTAGTGGGAACGGGGCCCGGGGGATATGTGGCGGCCATTCGCGCGGCCCAGCGCGGGGCGAAGGTGGCGGTGATCGAAAAGAACGCCCTTGGTGGTGTTTGTCTTAACGTGGGCTGTATTCCGACGAAAACCCTCATCTACAGTGCCGAGCTGTATCGGAAGATGCTGCACGCAGCCGATTACGGGTTGAAGGTTGATGGGGCAAGCTTTGATATGAAGGCCATGGTCGCCCGGAAGAATAAAGTCGTCGCCACCAACACCGGTGGCATCGACGCCCTCTTCAAGGCCCACGGCATCGACGTGATCCATGGCGAAGGCACGATTACCGCTCCGGGCGAGATCAAAGTGGGGGACACCCTCGTTCACGCCACGTCCATCATCATCGCCACCGGCGGTCGGCCCGCCCAGTTGCCCGGTCTCGGGTTCAACGGTAAGACCGTCATTGGCAGCACCGACGCCCTGGAGCTCACCGAGCTGCCGAAGCGCATCGGCGTCATCGGTGCCGGGGCCATCGGCGCGGAGTTTGCCTGCATCTGGAATGCGCTGGGCGCCGAGGTGACCCTGATAGAAGCGATGCCCCACGTGTTGCCCCGCGAAGACGAAGATCTGAGCAAGCGTCTGGCCGCCGGACTCAAGCGCAAGGGCATCGACATCCGGACGAGTACCAAGGTCCAGGAACTCAAACATACAAACAGCGGCGTGACCCTGACCCTGGAAGGGGCCAAGGCCGGCGACGTGGATGTGGATCTTGTGCTGGTGGGTATCGGTCTGGAGTGCAACTCCGAAGTGGTGACCCGCACCCCCGGACTGGGCGTTCAGACCGGACCCCGGGGCGGCATTCTGGTGGATGAGCGCATGGAAACCACCGTGCCCGGCATCTACGCCATCGGCGACGTGACCAACAAGACCTGGCTGGCCCACGGCGCATCGGCCGAGGGCATCGTGGCCGCGACGAACGCCACCGGAGGCAATCGCCACATGAATTATCGCGTCGTGCCGTCGTGCACCTTCACCTCCCCGGAAGTGGCGAGTGTCGGGTTGACGGAAACCCAGGCGAAGGCCGAGGGATACAATGTGAAGACCGGCACCTTCCTCTTCGCTGGGAATGGCCGGGCCCACGCCATGGGCGAGACCGAAGGCCTGGTCAAGATTGTCGGCGACGCCGCCACCGACCAGTTGCTCGGGCTCCACATCATGGGCGCGGAAGCGGGCGAACTGATTGCGGCCGGCGCCATGGCCATGTCCCTGGAAGCCACGGTGGAAGAAATCGCCCACACGATTCACACCCACCCGACCCTGGCGGAAGCGATTATGGAAGCGGCCGAAGACTACTACGGTGAAGGCATCCATACGCGTCCGGCAAAGCGCTAG
- a CDS encoding YfhO family protein, which produces MIRSWGYKLRENAGCILLLIVLPVSVYAPSLFQGKVPFAPEGILSLPPWESVEVPPTARPEAALSTWQLNTAWPSYRYISEHGKVPGDLLWNPDAGLGQPFAANAANRCYSPFSVPFYLFDMGLAWALSLCLKLIVSGCVAFYVARRYGFTAGYALVVALICEWSGPVFVWGAEPMGDVLPWFPLAVLATDRLILGQFWAWPKLAVAVALMAVGGDLRIMAVLLAVLAIYLVLRRVRDSHHVRLRAALPGYALGLSVGLGLAAPQLLPYLTLLREGATTSGAYPWPLSLDLLLGVFGPDYFQTVKGSVNPLVHLVFIGLTPVLLVGIWLALRRYVEKPLRHRVESLALAALVAAAIPFLAQGLLPKLPLLRLIQPAHYLAVLAFPIALLSAGASETWLHLNADECKKVLVRLAFILPFCWGGLVVACIAFGLSGAGPMPWGTLGGLLSLMVLLAVLFGYTLLNPKPRVMAGGIVALLLVAICWGRFPELVQTDRALIFPETRIVKALQSVGTRVGGTAGLRAWPLNGNGIPVLFAQSTVTLHRTARFLAQVDENPLLQRRAGVGSLLLQRSDIQGPYAAVRADLNIVDVFDSGAVLFRDLSTTSPFRIAHEVRDSSEPNLPPLSLDSVPVAEGFALPRREGPFQDTIRLRDVPRHTEIPLEVETNQPGMLIVAAAWYPGWRAWVDGKETPVHPVDGIFQGIELMSGKHEVDLRFEPSDFRNGLFVCVGSALLVAFGVVRAVRSRPRHH; this is translated from the coding sequence ATGATACGAAGCTGGGGATATAAGCTCAGAGAAAACGCCGGGTGCATCCTGCTCCTCATCGTCTTGCCTGTCTCGGTCTATGCCCCCTCGCTCTTTCAGGGAAAAGTGCCCTTCGCACCCGAGGGCATCCTCAGCCTGCCCCCCTGGGAATCCGTCGAGGTGCCCCCGACGGCGCGCCCGGAAGCGGCCCTGTCCACCTGGCAGTTGAACACGGCCTGGCCTTCCTATCGTTACATCAGCGAGCATGGGAAGGTGCCTGGCGACCTGTTGTGGAACCCCGACGCCGGTCTGGGGCAGCCCTTTGCAGCGAACGCGGCCAACCGGTGCTATTCACCATTTTCTGTTCCTTTTTATTTGTTTGACATGGGCCTCGCCTGGGCGTTAAGTCTCTGTTTGAAACTCATTGTGTCGGGTTGCGTTGCTTTTTATGTGGCCCGACGCTATGGCTTTACCGCAGGATATGCGCTCGTTGTGGCGCTCATCTGCGAGTGGAGCGGCCCCGTGTTCGTCTGGGGCGCCGAGCCCATGGGCGACGTTCTGCCCTGGTTTCCCCTCGCCGTGCTCGCTACCGATCGGCTGATCCTGGGGCAATTCTGGGCCTGGCCCAAGCTGGCCGTTGCGGTGGCGCTGATGGCGGTGGGCGGCGATCTTAGGATCATGGCCGTGCTCCTCGCGGTGCTGGCGATCTACCTCGTGCTGCGCCGCGTTCGTGACTCGCACCATGTGCGCCTGCGGGCCGCCCTGCCCGGCTACGCCCTTGGTCTTTCGGTGGGACTAGGCCTCGCGGCGCCCCAACTCCTGCCCTATCTGACGTTGCTGCGGGAAGGCGCGACAACCTCGGGCGCTTATCCGTGGCCCCTGTCCCTCGATCTGTTGCTCGGTGTTTTCGGTCCGGACTACTTCCAAACCGTCAAGGGGTCGGTGAATCCGCTGGTGCACCTGGTGTTCATCGGGCTGACTCCCGTGCTCCTCGTGGGTATCTGGCTGGCCCTGCGACGCTACGTGGAGAAGCCCCTGCGCCATCGCGTGGAGAGTCTCGCCCTGGCCGCGCTTGTCGCTGCCGCGATTCCCTTTCTTGCGCAGGGACTACTTCCCAAGTTGCCCTTGCTCCGACTGATTCAGCCCGCGCACTATCTGGCGGTGCTGGCCTTTCCCATCGCATTGCTCTCGGCAGGTGCTTCGGAGACCTGGCTGCACCTCAACGCTGACGAGTGCAAGAAGGTCCTTGTCCGCCTCGCCTTCATACTGCCCTTCTGCTGGGGCGGGCTTGTGGTGGCCTGCATCGCCTTTGGTCTCTCCGGTGCGGGGCCCATGCCCTGGGGGACCCTCGGCGGACTGCTCAGCCTGATGGTGTTGCTGGCGGTGCTTTTTGGTTATACCCTGCTGAACCCCAAACCCCGGGTCATGGCCGGCGGAATTGTGGCCCTGTTGTTGGTCGCCATTTGCTGGGGACGTTTCCCCGAGCTGGTACAGACGGATCGCGCGCTGATTTTTCCCGAGACCCGTATTGTGAAGGCGCTCCAGTCCGTGGGCACGCGCGTCGGCGGAACGGCGGGACTCCGGGCGTGGCCCTTGAACGGTAACGGGATCCCCGTGCTTTTTGCCCAGAGCACCGTGACGCTCCATCGCACGGCCCGCTTCCTCGCCCAGGTGGACGAGAACCCGCTCCTCCAGCGGCGGGCGGGCGTGGGCTCGCTGCTCCTGCAGCGAAGCGACATTCAGGGGCCCTATGCCGCCGTCCGCGCCGACCTGAATATTGTCGATGTCTTCGATTCCGGTGCGGTCCTCTTTCGCGACCTTTCCACGACGTCGCCTTTCCGTATTGCCCACGAAGTCCGGGACAGCAGTGAGCCGAATTTGCCGCCCCTGAGCCTGGACAGCGTACCCGTCGCGGAAGGCTTTGCCCTGCCCCGCCGCGAGGGCCCTTTCCAGGACACGATCCGGCTGCGCGATGTGCCCCGGCACACGGAGATCCCGCTGGAGGTGGAGACCAACCAGCCGGGCATGCTGATCGTTGCGGCGGCGTGGTACCCCGGCTGGCGCGCCTGGGTGGACGGCAAAGAGACGCCGGTGCACCCAGTGGATGGAATCTTCCAGGGGATCGAGCTCATGTCGGGCAAACACGAAGTCGATTTGCGCTTCGAGCCTTCCGATTTTCGCAATGGGCTGTTTGTATGTGTTGGTTCTGCGCTGCTTGTCGCCTTTGGTGTCGTTCGCGCCGTCCGAAGCCGGCCCAGGCACCACTAA
- a CDS encoding DUF5610 domain-containing protein: MVQNVQNASTGYPVEKLLQSSKTTYTASYSASVQVSRTDQVSFSKGDVSKGQAQGIVLDRAYEKLRAVVGDARTALGLAEDDVLDTSPEATANRIADFALNFFSKYAENNGLEDTEEGRKQFADFIGAAIGQGIEEAKGILTALSVFDPEIQAGVEDTASYIQKRLDDFVKNGLSVQ; the protein is encoded by the coding sequence ATGGTTCAAAATGTACAGAATGCCTCCACGGGATATCCCGTGGAAAAACTCCTCCAGTCCAGCAAGACGACCTACACCGCCAGCTATTCGGCCAGTGTTCAGGTCTCCCGCACCGATCAAGTCTCCTTCAGCAAGGGGGACGTGTCCAAGGGCCAGGCCCAGGGCATCGTCCTGGATCGGGCCTATGAAAAGCTGCGCGCGGTGGTGGGGGATGCCCGCACGGCACTCGGTCTTGCTGAAGACGACGTGCTCGACACGTCGCCCGAAGCGACCGCCAATCGCATTGCGGACTTTGCCCTCAATTTCTTCTCAAAGTACGCTGAGAACAACGGCCTGGAAGATACGGAAGAAGGGCGGAAGCAATTTGCCGATTTCATCGGCGCCGCCATCGGGCAGGGTATCGAAGAGGCCAAAGGTATTCTGACGGCCCTCTCCGTTTTTGATCCCGAAATTCAGGCGGGTGTGGAAGATACGGCCTCCTACATCCAGAAACGCCTGGACGATTTCGTGAAGAACGGTCTTTCGGTCCAGTAA
- a CDS encoding IS110 family transposase, protein MSLTQPAAWAGIDTAKATFDASIAHPSQALVFDLALLHVMPVRTFARTRDGVNEFVAWARKQTQEVGTGLRVVMESTGNYSIELAAWITEIDDALLPAIANPKRTANYIKSLGLRNKTDKLEARALALYGLQRSPAPYEALTTERVELRSLLRYRDALVAERVAERQRADETRACKAVSAMQERRLEQLDRDIKSIEKSMRVLLTKTPTLKRDYELLTSIYGVAFVTASVILAEIGDLRRFTRARQLSAFAGLCPRLVHSGTSRRGSHLSKDGNRRVREALYMAVSTALRGDNQIAHFHRTLVRKGKRPMAAHAAAMRKLLTIMRAILITNTPYDSQYGISGKLCGKSS, encoded by the coding sequence ATGTCTTTAACTCAACCTGCAGCCTGGGCTGGAATAGACACGGCCAAGGCAACCTTCGACGCTTCCATTGCTCATCCGAGTCAGGCTTTGGTATTCGACCTTGCCCTGCTCCACGTCATGCCAGTGCGCACCTTCGCACGCACGCGCGATGGGGTCAATGAGTTCGTCGCCTGGGCCCGAAAACAGACCCAGGAAGTTGGCACGGGGCTGCGCGTCGTCATGGAATCCACCGGGAACTATTCCATCGAACTGGCCGCTTGGATTACCGAAATCGACGACGCTCTTCTTCCCGCTATTGCCAACCCAAAACGCACGGCCAACTACATCAAGAGCCTCGGCCTGCGCAACAAGACGGACAAGCTCGAAGCCCGCGCCCTGGCACTGTATGGCCTTCAGCGAAGCCCGGCACCCTATGAAGCACTGACTACCGAACGGGTAGAGCTGCGCAGTCTCCTGCGCTACCGGGACGCCTTGGTCGCCGAACGCGTCGCCGAACGGCAACGGGCCGACGAGACGCGTGCCTGCAAAGCGGTCAGCGCCATGCAAGAGCGACGGCTCGAACAGCTCGACCGCGATATCAAATCCATCGAGAAAAGTATGCGAGTGTTGCTTACGAAAACACCAACTCTCAAGCGAGACTACGAACTGCTCACCAGCATTTATGGGGTAGCTTTTGTGACCGCTTCGGTAATCCTCGCCGAGATTGGAGACTTGCGCCGCTTCACCAGAGCCCGCCAACTCTCCGCCTTCGCAGGCCTCTGTCCGCGACTGGTCCACTCGGGAACCAGCCGGCGTGGAAGCCATCTCAGCAAGGACGGTAACAGGCGCGTCCGCGAGGCCCTCTACATGGCCGTCTCGACCGCCTTGCGCGGAGACAATCAAATTGCCCACTTTCATAGAACACTCGTACGAAAAGGCAAGAGGCCAATGGCCGCGCATGCCGCTGCGATGCGCAAATTACTGACCATTATGCGAGCAATATTAATCACAAACACTCCCTATGACTCCCAGTACGGAATCAGTGGAAAACTCTGTGGAAAAAGCTCATAA
- a CDS encoding exo-alpha-sialidase yields the protein MLPLRTCTDLSRITFRRACVIGILMAAVVLAEMASAGAISFKALGSEPEPDRYASCRILLVGPWKNQPEEYEGYNGFVGWSGVTRLRSGRWLLTFTSGSWHATPPWTDEVRSDPASLKQFEEWKAIGMPDVRAPRGGRAHLMHSDDEGLTWSKPRTLVDTEDDDRHPSIVELDDGTLIANFFSYRYPGVYFAKYMLSSDGGETWTEPMDPLGKPTPGAFGNGPIIQLKDGTVLWVAEGPFDSSVSFNSIGVMRSEDRGKTFQLASVVKRDHDLNEPTVAEMPDGRLALIIRKQGDLCFSSDGGRTWEATESPSWEIFDPHVLQLPNGVLACFHGSYKKGGIRVLLSPDDGKTWNGPGEGYGYSVDPSVYGYSHPMILPDGTVYIVYLHTGGHTPHDARTEAIWGLRLSVRDDASGIEILPAPGSDAEHDALEKPVAGSGGDPVLGDKL from the coding sequence ATGCTCCCACTACGAACCTGCACCGATCTTTCCCGTATAACTTTCCGCCGTGCGTGTGTGATAGGCATTCTGATGGCCGCGGTCGTGCTGGCCGAGATGGCGTCCGCCGGGGCGATCTCCTTCAAGGCGCTTGGCTCGGAGCCGGAGCCCGACCGCTATGCATCGTGCCGAATCCTCCTCGTCGGCCCTTGGAAGAATCAGCCGGAGGAATACGAGGGCTACAACGGCTTCGTAGGCTGGAGCGGCGTAACCCGATTGCGCTCCGGACGCTGGCTGCTCACCTTTACCTCCGGAAGCTGGCACGCCACGCCCCCCTGGACCGATGAAGTGCGATCGGACCCGGCCAGCCTGAAGCAGTTCGAAGAGTGGAAGGCCATCGGAATGCCCGACGTGCGCGCGCCGCGCGGCGGCCGGGCGCACCTCATGCATTCCGACGACGAAGGGCTGACGTGGTCCAAACCCCGCACGCTGGTGGACACGGAAGACGACGATCGCCATCCGAGTATCGTGGAACTGGACGATGGCACACTCATCGCCAATTTCTTCTCCTACCGCTATCCGGGCGTGTATTTCGCGAAGTACATGCTTTCCAGCGATGGCGGGGAGACCTGGACGGAGCCGATGGACCCGCTGGGCAAGCCCACGCCCGGCGCCTTTGGCAATGGACCTATTATCCAATTGAAAGACGGCACAGTCCTCTGGGTGGCCGAAGGACCCTTCGATTCCAGCGTGTCCTTCAACAGCATCGGCGTCATGCGCTCGGAAGATCGGGGAAAGACCTTCCAATTGGCCTCGGTGGTGAAGCGGGACCATGATCTCAACGAGCCGACCGTGGCGGAGATGCCCGACGGGCGGCTGGCCCTGATTATCCGCAAACAGGGCGACTTGTGTTTCTCCAGCGACGGCGGACGCACCTGGGAAGCCACGGAATCGCCAAGCTGGGAAATTTTCGATCCTCACGTGCTCCAACTCCCCAATGGAGTGCTCGCCTGCTTCCACGGCTCCTACAAAAAGGGTGGCATCCGCGTGCTGCTCAGTCCCGATGACGGCAAAACCTGGAATGGTCCGGGCGAAGGCTATGGCTACAGCGTGGATCCCAGCGTCTACGGCTATTCCCACCCCATGATCCTGCCCGACGGGACGGTGTACATCGTCTACCTGCACACGGGCGGCCACACGCCCCACGACGCCCGCACCGAAGCCATCTGGGGTCTGCGTCTTAGCGTGCGCGACGACGCCAGCGGAATCGAAATCCTGCCCGCGCCGGGATCGGACGCCGAGCACGATGCGCTGGAAAAGCCCGTAGCGGGCAGCGGGGGAGACCCCGTGTTGGGGGACAAGCTGTAG